In Bactrocera neohumeralis isolate Rockhampton chromosome 5, APGP_CSIRO_Bneo_wtdbg2-racon-allhic-juicebox.fasta_v2, whole genome shotgun sequence, the genomic window CTTGGTAGAACGAATATAGAGACTCTAAagtattgttattttgttcagatATAGAATTCACACGCACAATTCACTAAAAGTCCCTCTTaactacaaatacatataagcaCTTAAATTACTGATTGGGAAATCGGAAACGGAATTCGCGATATATGTCCGTGAGCAGCGTGCCACATTGCCACTAACACAAATATGTTGCGCATAAGCAACGATAAAATAACCGCCTGTTTAAACCATGTTGTGCtcttaataaatattgatttctattacattttttatttatttctaattgttacggttttattttttacaaatattaaaaatttctaattattttcttgTTCTTCTGCATTAACATGAACCATTCACAATAGATTCAAATGTTGAAAGCAAGGTTGTATGTAGTACagtaatgaaatgaaattgattgaaaagtttaaaataattttatttgaaaatatttattcctCAAAGATTTAAAAGCAGTAAAATAAAGTATCAAGTACtatattcaaacatttttgattcataattatataataagttCATTTCCATGATTTCAACAACCAcactttgaaaaacaatttctattttaatattttcgttagAGAACATCATTTagtatgtttataaaaatattatttatttttaagacaacttctttaaaatatgtttataaatttattaaaataaaattcacaacAACACTTTTGTTAACCTTTATTACAACGATTTAATATAGCACACGAGCTGGCAGCACCGCACAAACACTCGCTCAAGTTGTACATAAGTAAAGAAAGTGTCAGAATAGCGCGTTGTTATATACACTTTTTTGTCGTCTGCGAAGACGGATTAATTTTGTTACTACGaagttaaaacaaattatttaaatattcgagTGTTTGTCAAAAGTGAATCAATGATTCAAATATAAAGTGTTGCATATTTTGCATTACAACAGTTTGAAAATCTTGCTCTAAGCAAGCAAAACGCATTTTTTTCCATAATCGGAACGTGAAATCAAAGCGTACGGGCGTCAGATCAGACGGCAGCCAAATTAAGGAACAAAGCTAAAATGGTGTGAAAATATTACCGGAGACCGGGTTTTTAGTGTGCATCGGTCGTTTTTAGCTGAGTGATTTCGTTAATTTTGCGTTTTCATTTTCaagatttgttttatttagatTGTGTTAATTTTAAGGAATCTCTTCGatttttcacaattaatacGTTTCACATATATACCAGTATATAAACAAAAGGCTAAGGTAAGTCTACAAACATATGAGTACTTCCTTATTTACAActatgcacatatgcatgtacatatgtacggaTATTGATATGTGGTATTAGGTAAATATTGCTTGCATATGTAGCAATTGAAAgtcatttgtattatttttacttctttGTTGATTTATTGACGCACTAAGTGCCATTGACCGCTGAAAGTTCTTTGCCACATGCAGATGTTGCTTTGGTTTGTTTgccaaacaatattaaaaaggtttaatttagtaaaaaaaaattcgattaaaAATTATCTTGAATAATATTTCAACTAATATTAATGCGATATTAAGTTGCTAACATATTAAGTTGCCACCCCATCGCTGTAGTAAGCTTCAAACACAAcatatgcaacatttttttttaatatgtctagaactatgttaatatttttgtaatacctaaaaatttttaaaatattaaaatttatattaatccCTTTTTTAAGAACTCACAAATTTTACTTTCACTTGTAGTTATGTCATCAACCGCcagcaaaagaaaagaaatctACAAGTACTTAGCGCCATGGCCGCTATATTCAATGAATTGGAGTGTTCGTCCCGACAAACGCTTCCGTTTGGCGTTAGGTAGTTTTATAGAGGAGTACAACAACAAGGTGCAAATTATCAGCCTCGATGAAGATACCAGCGAATTCAGTGCTAAGAGGTATTTGGGAAgatattgcattttatttatatataaatacatttcttaTTTATTCCACAGCACTTTCGACCATCCATACCCCACGACGAAAATTATGTGGATACCAGATTCCAAGGGAATCTATCCTGACTTACTAGCAACCAGCGGTAATATACTAAACTCCGACATATTTGTTATGTAACCATTAttaacatataatttttgaattgcAGGTGACTACTTGCGCGTTTGGCGTGCTGGTGAACCCGACACACGACTAGAATGTATacttaataacaacaaaaatagtgaTTTCTGCGCACCACTGACATCTTTTGACTGGAATGAAGTAGACCCGAATTTAGTTGGTACCTCATCCATCGATACGACGTGCACAATCTGGGGTCTAGAAACAGGGCAACCCCATGGACGAGTCTATGTATCTGGACATGTTAAAACACAGTTGATTGCGCACGACAAAGAAGTCTACGACATAGCCTTTTCGCGCGCCGGCGGTGGACGCGACATGTTCGCATCGGTGGGCGCCGACGGCTCCGTACGAATGTTTGATCTGCGACATTTAGAACATTCGACCATTATTTATGAGGTAAGTGGcagtacatatttttgtttttgcttataactttaatttatttcaattattgtgATTAGGATCCAACGCATACGGCTTTACTACGTTTAGCATGGAATAAACAGGACCCAAATTATTTGGCCACAGTGGCGATGGATTCATGTGAGGTTATTATTTTAGATGTTCGTGTTCCTTGTACACCAGTTGCAAGACTGAGCAATCATAGAGCGTGCGTTAACGGTATTGCGTGGGCGCCGCACaggtaatttttgttgttgtttttttttattgtgacaAACAGCAATCCAATTGGAAAATGCATACTAATTGGTTTTTCCGACAGTTCCTGTCACATATGCACTGCCGGTGATGATCACCAAGCACTGATCTGGGATATTCAACAAATGCCGCGGGCGATTGAAGATCCGATATTAGCGTACACAGCCGCCGAAGGCGAAGTGAATCAAATACAATGGGGCGCGACACAGCCCGATTGGATAGCGATTTGCTATAAGAAAGCATGTGAAATACTGCGTGTCTAGAAGAGGCGTACGTTAGCTTCGAATATACGcatgcgcacatacatacgtcGACGCCTCACATtttcaacagcaacaaaaacaacaacaacaacaaacaaaatttctgtaGCGCCTCTGACGTTAATTACAAGTATAgttacttataaatatttttgagtttgaCAGTTGCGCAACAAATGTAAACACATCAATCCAGCGGCGTTGTTTTGCAGCTAGACTTGCTAAGTTtgttcattttattcaaatatgtaattgcctgtatttatttgctttagttTCTAATACACAGATATAACTTTTAAGTTTAACTTAAGCTTAGCAAAaggaaaaatacacacaaataaaaattggatactgtttttattttgcaaaattctaattctcttttttcacttttgtttacacatacacccacatacatacatgcaaaaaaAAGCGTTATGCACATAATGAAAATCGTCATTTGTAagctgtttatatttttatatttgccaacaAATCCGCCTGTATGTGACAGCTGTCAACTGACCTTAACGTTGTGCTGtccgttatttttgtttacgcTGACAAACCGACAACTAACGTATGCAATACTGAATCTGAATCTGCAACTGATCAATGTATGCCTGTGCAGCAGTCAACagtgctgtgtgtgtgtgtgtgtgtgtggcagcgTGTATAACACTAAACCATTTGTAATTTAACATTTCATTGCATCTACTGCATTTCTTACCGATTACTGCAATTGACGTACACTTGATGTATGACATACAGAcatcagacatacatacatacagatgacAGTGTCACAAAAGCGATCAAgctataaaaaaaggaaaagcgAAGCAGTGGAAAAGTGACTAAACCTAAAATTAGCCTAGCAATACGAactatacatttatacatacataacatgaGCCAGAGCCACATCAATAGAACTGATTACAACTTACTAAAACTAATTATTACTTACTcgtaaatgcaataaaaaaaaagcaaaaaacaaatagtatatatatacatacatatatatatataattctaattttctttatatattatatcagCAATGCGAACCGAATCGAAACGTAAAAGTAAATGAACTACACACACACGaagaagtaaataataaaaaataagagcaaataaaaatagGTGCACAGACTAAGTAATAAATATGTAGAGTAACTGAAATTTCAAATGGTAACATTAACagtaataaaacaacaacaacaaaaaccattcaaaataaaaagaaatacaatttaacaatattttgcgaGAGAGAAAACAAGATTGTTGCCAAAACCAAatgagtaaataaaaataataagcaaaaacacaagaaacaaaagacaaaaacaaaagcaaaaacaaacaaatcaacaaaagGATGCAAACAAATTCAAATACACATGACTAGCAACTAAAGACATAGAATAGGAGTGCTccctaacaacaacaacaaaatgaacaACCACCTGCTAAACAACAAATAAGAgatgtgtatgtaaatttataaaaataaaataaaaagttcatcgaatgtatgtactatattttcGCATATACATTACTTACAAAAGGTTTCGTCAATAAATTTTGAAGTCCAAAGACTGTTATCATttaaaataacacaatttttttcagaagatgttttttatttcagtttctaTTTTTagcagtatttaaaaaatttttattattttttttaatttattattattttaatgcatattgcattaaataatattttgacttgtatttttaattttatggttAGTcataagattttcgaaattgcGTTTTACATTGTCTTTAACGTCTATTAAgcccaatatacatacatatgtatatttttttttggataatattaattttttaagcctcATATAAGAAATTTAGTTTTCTTATTACTTACTGTCCATTGAAGATTTAACTCAGATAACGTTAAAAAGAAGTGCGCCTAAAAGATGTAACTTAATTTCGTTAGCAGTAGCGCTTAAATAATGTAATTTCGAAAAgggttaaactaaaaaattaggAGATTCAAATATAaaaggatatatgtatgtatgtacatatatatttatacatgcatatgtgtatacattcATGCAgctcttatatatacatacatacatatgtatatatgtacatatgttcatttctatttaaaatttttaaatatacatatttgaattaattttttgtttaaaaattttgcggaatttaaaaaatggcgaaatattttgaatcagtttgtatttcgaatttttttttcaaaaataacatttattcacttcaactataaatttatacacatatacatatatgtatgtaaaaatgtacatacatatacatatttatgtatgaacaatatttttttatatactttttctacttttggaaaaaaaattgaaattttcttgcAACTGAactaagtttttcaaaaataaaggaaattgtattataattattttcaaattccaaaaaattttttttcagctactcaaaaaaaatttatatttacattatgtacatacattacatacttttctcaaattttaaaaacaataataattagaaTTTTCATTGCTACTGAAAAAATACACTGAAGATTTgataatttagaattttaaaatttttttcaaatacctaAAAATCCAACTACCTAAAAATGATAACTTTGGCTAAtttcaaatagaaatttatatttattttatgcaattatgtacatatatgtatattatatatttctcaaattttgagaacaaaaataattagatTTTTCTTTGCTACTGGAAAAATACactaaatttaataagaatTGAGGTTATTTTTAGCACGgaaactaaataataattaatttcgaattaaaaaaaaattcgaataagaTGGATTCAAGCTTgatgaaatttattaatttaaaaaaattaatttttttcaacaaagttCCTTATCGTATTGATTTTTGTAAccaatttaaaagtatttacatatgtacatacatacatacattgtatatgtatttgtacatgtatgtatattggcaCCAGTTACATTCAAAAGCATTcaactgtttatttattaatttcaatgatttttatGTTGATTCAACGCtaagtatttttttcgaaattaacttcgattttttttcattttaactatgaaaaatagataaaattatgtgtattaaatgttatttaatttcgagttttaaaaaataaaatttcgaataaataaGATTGAGTTATGGACATGAATGTAAATAAAGTTCCCCAATTGCtaagcaatttaaaaaatatgataatataTTGAAACCAGTTACTTTTAAATGCAGCAAAccgtttatttattaatttcaatgatttttgtgttgtttcaacgttaaatatatttttcgaaattaacttcgaatttaaaaaaagtttcgaatAAAATGAATTCAAGCTTgatgaaatttattaatttaaaaaaagtgttttttttacaacaaagtTCACCATTGTATTGATTTCTGtaagcaatttaaaaaatatacatacatatatattggaaccagttatatttaaatgcattaaaCCGTTTATTAActaatttcattgatttttatgTTGATTGAACGCTAAATATCTTTTTCGAAATTAACTTCGAATTTTGTGCAACGCCATTAAGCCGTATATTTTCATTCTAAAGCTTATTATAGAAGTTATCAGGTGTCCATTGCACACAgagtttgaaattattaaagtaattaaaaaaaaaaaaacattttaaaaattttgtttaaaactttttttttaatattatttgaaatcaaatatttaaatattttttgcaaccaAAATAtaacaagaaatttttttttaccgtttTACTATGAAGTAACTAAAGACAACACGTATACAGTGTCTATTACAGATGTCATAGCATACATTTTGGCGCGCAACCGAATAGACTACATTAGACGGTAGAGCTCATATGGTAATGTAGGATTTCAGTTGCTTATTACGTTTGTATTCAGTTTTCATTATTTCTGAAagtaatttatcaaaaaaatcgcACCATTGCAACTTTCGAACAACCCTAATGCGTCACACGCATAgtcataacaacaataaaataccgAAAAAAATTCTCACGCACATtctacaagcatacatacatacatacatacataaatgtaaattagTATAACcgctgtatatatacataactgcaATAAGATTTATAGCATAGCcaagccatacatacatacatacaaacatactcgTGCATACATAAACTTCGAGTAAAATAAATCACCGAAAaaattaagtacatatttattttgtatgaagaaaattaaaaacaaaaaaaaacagaacaaaaaatattaaattaaatttagcattAAGAAGCAATCGAaatgtagaagaagaagaagaacaggaCAAAATCTAAACAAGATAGGAGAGGATTAACAACTCAAATTCAAAGTTGATTTCAAACGAATATTTTACGCCTTCAGATATCAGTATGTTAAAGAGATACAGACctactttacattttttacaaaagcaaaccgaaaaccaaaaacaaaaacaaaagcaaaacaaacaaaaatgcaagaaatagatgaaatctattatttttatgaGTATGACTACAAGCaagaagcaaaaataaaagcagtgcgaaaaacaaaagacaaaagaaaaatgaaaataaaacaaattacaacaacaacagttgagCATAGGACACATACTTAGAAAGCGGCAAGCAAAAgatgtgaaattaatttttaattgcaatttttaaagcaataatttattatatataaaggaTCGGTAGCAAGAACAACATTtttgattacaaaaacaaaagcaaaaaatacaataaaagtaagcaattaagcaaaaataaccaaataacaagaacaagtgcagctgaatttataattttctaaagGAAATCAAACAAAAAGACACAGACCAATGAAGAAGGGGGTAACAAAACACATGAAAAACgtatattaaaaacacaaaaaaaaccaaaaaaaaaaaacaaattattatatatagaatTCGCAATACTTCACAgactcacactcacacatatgtatatatgtatgtgcatgtgcatatgtatgtatgtgcagtcGCATAACAGGACATCAaaagcaaaatttgaaattttcatttcacataTGTACACCCACACCGAAAGGACACCAGGCGCCTCAtaaaagtatgtaaatacatatgtagactCGTAAAAGgatttaatatgtaaaaattaatatgaaattgCGTATTTTTCACAATCgcaatacaaacatacaaacgaacatgcatatttatataaatacaatggGTTCCAACAACGTACACAAACAATTCTccaagtacatacatagtatgtacatacatacatatatataaaaaatatatataacggtAGTTGTACGAACACAATTACTCACTGTACTGTAAGAATCTACAAGCATAAAATCATACAAaccaacaaacatacatacatacatacatagaaatgaGTACTACCCtttcaagaaataaaagaaatgcgatttttatttaaaaaaatatatattaaaccGTTTTTATTTACTATGTGCGAGGGTAATGTATAGTTCA contains:
- the LOC126758629 gene encoding DDB1- and CUL4-associated factor 7; its protein translation is MSSTASKRKEIYKYLAPWPLYSMNWSVRPDKRFRLALGSFIEEYNNKVQIISLDEDTSEFSAKSTFDHPYPTTKIMWIPDSKGIYPDLLATSGDYLRVWRAGEPDTRLECILNNNKNSDFCAPLTSFDWNEVDPNLVGTSSIDTTCTIWGLETGQPHGRVYVSGHVKTQLIAHDKEVYDIAFSRAGGGRDMFASVGADGSVRMFDLRHLEHSTIIYEDPTHTALLRLAWNKQDPNYLATVAMDSCEVIILDVRVPCTPVARLSNHRACVNGIAWAPHSSCHICTAGDDHQALIWDIQQMPRAIEDPILAYTAAEGEVNQIQWGATQPDWIAICYKKACEILRV